Proteins from a genomic interval of Hemicordylus capensis ecotype Gifberg chromosome 14, rHemCap1.1.pri, whole genome shotgun sequence:
- the LOC128337137 gene encoding zinc finger protein 665-like, giving the protein MKAGGRLYECLDCGNSFSKRGHLIIHHRTHTEEKPHKSLECGKNFSMSGALNSHHRTHTGEKPHKCLECGKSFSQRGTLIKHHKTHTGEKPHQCLECGKSFSMSGALTRHHRTHTGEKPHKCLECGKSFSTSGALTTHHKTHTGEKPHKCLECGKSFSTSGALNIHHRIHTGEKPHKCLECGKSFSRKGHLITHHITHTGEKPHKCLECGKSFSRKGNLITHHKTHTGEKPHKCLECGKSFNRRGTLIKHHKIHTGEKQHQCLECGKSFSTSGALNIHHRIHTGEKPHKCFECGKSCSTSGNLNRHHRIHTGEKPHKCFDCGKSFSTRGSLIRHHRTHTGEKPHKCLECGKSFCTSGELSNHRRIHTGEKPHKCLECGKTFCHRETLITHHKTHTGEKPHKCFDCGKSFSTSGYLIKHHRTHTGGKPHKCLECGRSFSQRGTLIRHHSTHTGEKPHKCFECGKSFCQRGHLIRHHKTHT; this is encoded by the coding sequence ATGAAAGCAGGTGGGAGATTATATGAATGTTTAGACTGTGGGAACTCCTTCAGCAAGAGAGGACATCTCAttatacaccacagaacccacactgaggaaaaaccacacaaaagcttggagtgtgggaagaactTTAGCATGAGTGGAGCTCTTAACAGtcatcacagaacccacactggggagaaaccacacaaatgcttggagtgtggaaagagcttcagccagagaggaACTCTTATTAAGCACCAcaaaacccacactggggagaaaccacatcagtgcctggagtgtggaaagagcttcagcatgagtggAGCGCTTACCAGacatcacagaacccacactggggagaaaccacataaatgcttggagtgtggaaagagcttcagcacgagtggagctcttactacacaccacaaaacccacactggggagaaaccacataaatgtttggagtgtggaaagagcttcagtacgAGTGGAGCTCTTAATATacaccacagaatccacactggggagaaaccccataaatgcttggagtgtggaaagagcttcagccggaaaGGACATCTTATTACACACCACataacccacactggggagaaaccacacaaatgcttggagtgtggaaagagcttcagccggaaaGGAAATCTTATTACACACCAcaaaacccacactggggagaaaccacacaaatgcttggagtgtggaaagagtttcaaccGGAGAGGAACTCTTATTAAACACCAcaaaatccacactggggagaaacaacatcagtgcttggagtgtggaaagagcttcagtacgAGTGGAGCTCTTAATATacaccacagaatccacactggggagaaaccacacaaatgcttcgagtgtggaaagagctgcAGCACGAGTGGAAATCTTAACAgacatcatagaatccacactggagagaaaccacacaaatgctttgactgcggaaagagcttcagtacgAGAGGAAGTCTCATTagacaccacagaacccacactggggagaaaccacataaatgcttggagtgtgggaaaagcttctgcACAAGTGGAGAGCTTAGTAACCATcgtagaatccacactggggagaaaccacacaaatgcttggagtgtgggaagactTTTTGCCACAGAGAAACTCTTATTACACACCAcaaaacccacactggagagaaaccacataaatgctttgaCTGCGGAAAGAGTTTCAGCACGAGTGGATATCTTATTaaacatcatagaacccacactgggggaaaaccacacaaatgcttggagtgtggaaggagcttcagccagagaggaACTCTTATTAGACACCATAGTacccacacaggggaaaaaccacacaaatgctttgagtgtggaaagagtttctgcCAGCGAGGACATCTTATTAGACACCATAAAACCCACACttga
- the LOC128337133 gene encoding oocyte zinc finger protein XlCOF6-like, with protein sequence MKAGGRLYECFNCGNSFSKRGHLIIHHRTHTEEKPHKRLECGKNFSMSGALNSHHRTHTGEKPHKCLECGKSFSLRGNLITHHKTHTGEKPHQCLECGKSFSTSGALTIHHRTHTGEKPHKCLECGKSFSTSGALTTHHKTHTGEKPHQCLECGKSFSMSGALTRHHRTHTGEKPHKCLECGKSFSTSGALTTHHRTHTGEKPHKCLECGKSFSTSGALTTHHKTHTGVKPHKCLECGKSFSMSGALNIHHRTHTGEKPHKCLECGKSFSQKESLITHHKTHTGEKPHKCLECGKSFNRRGNLITHHKTHTGEKPHKCLECGKSFSTSGALTIHHRTHTGEKPHKCLECGMTFSTSGGLTRHHITHTGEKPHKCLECGKSFSTSGALTTHHRTHTGEKPHKCLECGKSFSTSGALTTHHKTHTGVKPHKCLECGKSFSTSGALNIHHRTHTGEKPHKCLECGKSFSQKESLIKHHKTHTGEKPHKCLECGKSFSHRGTLIKHHITHTGEKPHKCLECGKSFSQRGNLITHHKIHTGEKPHQCLECGKSFSMSGALTRHHRTHTGEKPHQCLECGKSFSHRAYLTTHHKTHIGEKPHKCLECGKSFSTSGSLNIHHRTHTGEKPHKCLECGKSFSHRGNLIKHHKTHTGEKPHKCLECGKSFSRRGTLITHHRTHTNAWSVERASTSEEILLHTTKPTLGRNNISAWSVERVSA encoded by the coding sequence ATGAAAGCAGGTGGGAGATTATATGAATGTTTCAACTGTGGGAACTCCTTCAGCAAGAGAGGACATCTAAttatacaccacagaacccacactgaggagaaaccacataaacgcttggagtgtgggaagaactTCAGCATGAGTGGCGCTCTTAACAGTCATcacagaacccacacaggggagaaaccacataaatgcttggagtgtggaaagagcttcagccttAGAGGAAATCTTATTACACACCAcaaaacccacactggggagaaaccacatcagtgcttggagtgtggaaagagcttcagcacgagtggagctCTTACCATacatcacagaacccacactggggagaaacctcataaatgcttggagtgtggaaagagcttcagcacgagtggagctcttactacacaccacaaaacccacactggggagaaaccacatcagtgcttggagtgtggaaagagcttcagcatgagtggAGCTCTTACCAGACATCACagaacacacacaggggagaaacctcataaatgcttggagtgtggaaagagcttcagcacgagtggagctcttactacacaccacagaacccacacaggggagaaacctcataaatgcttggagtgtggaaagagcttcagcacgagtggagctcttactacacaccacaaaacccacactggggtgaaaccacataaatgtttggagtgtggaaagagcttcagtatgaGTGGAGCTCTTAatatacaccacagaacccacactggggagaaacctcataaatgcttggagtgtggaaagagcttcagccagaaagAATCTCTTATTACACACCAcaaaacccacactggggagaaaccacacaaatgcttggagtgtggaaagagtttcaaccGGAGAGGAAATCTTATTACACACCAcaaaacccacactggggagaaaccacacaaatgcttggagtgtggaaagagcttcagcacgagtggagctCTTACCATacatcacagaacccacactggggagaaacctcataaatgcttggagtgtggaatgaccttcagcacgagtggaggtCTTACCAGACATCACAtcacccacactggggagaaacctcataaatgcttggagtgtggaaagagcttcagcacgagtggagctcttactacacaccacagaacccacacgggggagaaaccacataaatgcttggagtgtggaaagagcttcagcacgagtggagctcttactacacaccacaaaacccacactggggtgaaaccacataaatgtttggagtgtggaaagagcttcagtacgAGTGGAGCTCTTAatatacaccacagaacccacactggggagaaacctcataaatgcttggagtgtggaaagagcttcagccagaaagAATCTCTTATTAAACACCAtaaaacccacactggggagaaaccacacaaatgcttggagtgtggaaagagcttcagccacagAGGAACTCTTATTAAACACCACataacccacactggggagaaaccacacaaatgcttggagtgtggaaagagcttcagccagagaggaAATCTTATTACACACCAtaaaatccacactggggagaaaccacatcagtgcttggagtgtggaaagagcttcagcatgagtggAGCTCTTACCAGacatcacagaacccacactggggagaaaccacatcagtgcttggagtgtggaaagagcttcagccacagAGCATATCTTACTACACACCACAAAACCCACattggggagaaaccacataaatgcttggagtgtggaaagagcttcagcacgagtggatcTCTTAatatacaccacagaacccacactggggagaaacctcataaatgtttggagtgtggaaagagcttcagccatagAGGAAATCTTATTAAACACCAcaaaacccacactggggagaaaccacacaaatgcttggagtgtggaaagagtttcagccgGAGAGGAACTCTTATTacacaccacagaacccacacaaatgcttggagtgtggaaagagcttcaaccagcGAGGAAATCTTATTACACACCAcaaaacccacactggggagaaacaacatcagtgcttggagtgtggaaagagtttcagcatGA